A genomic stretch from Nerophis ophidion isolate RoL-2023_Sa linkage group LG14, RoL_Noph_v1.0, whole genome shotgun sequence includes:
- the zgc:113691 gene encoding uncharacterized protein zgc:113691 gives MASSNGRGERTSKFETLKLLEKCRKERDDAVHRESVLRDKLRQHESRTRSTEALKQKLKTLTSDHKELRKQAKALRTEIGLECSPGFHGKTTKDVIQDLRDKERECDALVEKTGKLSLTVDDLTSELAKAVTSKTLLEEQVQSLQHNLKDMTNNQRRLLKLWEDKKTQREQKPLPAIALKTGQKATVHKAVQTDMSISSTQKLPADAFESKSVTNDQKTAVDFYGMGYHYDEKSFMHDTIKGIQN, from the coding sequence ATGGCGTCTTCGAACGGCAGAGGCGAGCGAACGTCCAAATTTGAGACCTTAAAGCTGTTGGAGAAGTGCAGGAAGGAACGGGACGACGCCGTGCACAGGGAGAGCGTCCTCAGGGACAAGCTGAGGCAGCACGAGTCGAGGACGCGCTCCACCGAGGCCCTCAAGCAGAAACTGAAGACCTTGACCTCGGACCACAAGGAGCTGAGGAAGCAAGCGAAGGCGCTTCGGACGGAAATCGGCCTGGAGTGCAGCCCCGGGTTCCACGGCAAGACCACCAAGGACGTCATCCAAGACCTCCGCGACAAGGAGCGAGAGTGCGACGCCCTGGTGGAGAAGACCGGGAAGCTCAGCCTGACCGTCGACGACCTGACGTCCGAGTTGGCCAAGGCGGTCACCTCCAAGACGCTTCTGGAGGAGCAGGTGCAGTCCCTGCAGCACAACCTCAAAGACATGACCAACAACCAGCGCCGTCTGCTGAAACTGTGGGAGGACAAGAAGACCCAGCGGGAGCAGAAGCCTCTGCCCGCCATCGCGCTCAAAACGGGACAGAAAGCGACCGTCCATAAAGCCGTCCAGACGGACATGTCCATCAGCTCAACACAAAAGCTTCCGGCCGATGCTTTTGAGTCCAAGTCCGTTACCAACGACCAAAAGACGGCTGTGGATTTTTACGGGATGGGGTATCATTATGACGAGAA